The Rhizobium viscosum genomic sequence CCCCCAGCATGGCATCGAAATCCAGCGGCTTGGAGCGGCCGGGCGCGACACCGACACTGACGGTGCATTTCAGCACCTCGTCGTCGATATAGATGTCGCGCTCCTCGAAGGCCTTGCGGATGCGCTCTGCGGCAAGCTCGGCGCGGCCGGGCATGATCTCCTTCAGCACCAGCGCGAATTCCTCACCGCCGAGGCGGGCGGCTGTATCGCCGCTGCGGCAATTGGCCGAAAGTTCGCCGGCAAAGACCTTCAGGACATGGTCGCCGGCTGCATGGCCGTAGCGGTCGTTGACCGATTTGAAATGGTCGATGTCGAAGACGACGACAGCGGTCGAAACACCCATGGCGCGGACGCCATATTGGTCGAACAGCGCGCGGCGGTTCAGCAAGCCGGTCAGCGGATCGGTGATCGCATCGATGCGGTGACGGGCGGCAAGCCGCCATTGATGCAGCGCCAGCGACAGGGCGCCGATGCCGGTCATCCCGGCGATGCACACGGCGATACTGAGGTCTTCCGCCCAATTGCTGGGTGCGGCGCCAAGCACCAGCTTGCCGTCCCAGATCAACACGGCCGCGCAGAGGACGAAGGAAACCGCCGTCAAGGTATAGAGGGCGGTGATGCCTGATATCGGCGCAGGTGCTTCGGCACGGTCGAGCCAATATTGCCGGGCGGTGGTGAAGAGCAAGAAGGCGATGGCGAGATTATCGGCCATGAAGGCCAGACCGTCCAGCCCGGCGATCATCGGCGGAATGGATATGGCCATGGCGACAAGTGCGCGGACGACGATGCCTGATATCGGGAGCCGGCCGGTGCGGAACTGATAGCCAGCGCCCCAGATAGTGGCAAAACCGGCATGAAACAGCACGAAGCTGCCTGCACCAAGCATGCGCTCGGGTTGCTCCACATAGAAGGCATAGGCGAAAATGCCGGCGACGACGAGAACGAGGCCGAATGCGCCGGTGAGAAGAAAGGTTTCGGCCCGGCGCACAAGCCAGCTTCCCATGAGCGTCACGGCAAGGCAGGTTGCTGAAACGCCAAGCGCCAGCAGCAATGAGTTATAGTCAAGCATCATGCTTTAAATCTCCGCGGCTCCTGCCGCGCCGATAACGTTCTGAAATCTATCTCGTCATTGCTGACGAATGTCTTACGCATTCCGTTAAAAAACATGAATTTCGCAGCCGAACGTTACAAACTCAACATTCGGCGGCAACTATAAGAAGAATAATATTTAAGCCTATACAGGTTCTCAGGCTTTGATCTGCCAATGCAATGCAAACATCGGATCGAAGACGGTAACCGGACCGGCGCCGGTTTCGATCCTGGCTGGGAAGACGACAGGCGCATCCTGCCGCTCCAGCGTGATGCGCTCCTCGTTCGGCTCTAGCCCATACCAGGCCGGGCCGTTCAGGGAGGCGAAGGCTTCCAGCCTGTCGAGCGCACCGTCCTGCTCGAAGACATGGGCGAGGCAGCTCATCGTATTGATCGACGTATAGATCCCCGCGCAGCCGCAGGCGCATTCCTTGAGCGGATCCACATGTGGGGCAGAATCCGTGCCGAGAAAGAACCTGGCGTCGCCGCTCGTCGCCGCAGCGCGCAGCGCTAGCCTGTGGTTCTCGCGCTTGGCGACCGGCAGGCAGTAATAATGCGGGCGGATACCGCCGACGAGGATGGCGTTGCGGTTGATGATCAGGTGATGCGTGGTGATCGAGCCGGCGAGATTGGCCTTGGCCGACTTGATATAGTCGATGCCGTCAGCCGTCGTGACATGCTCCATCGTGATTTTCAGTTCCGGCAGGCGCCTGCGCAGTGGGTCCAGCACGGTCTCGATGAAGACGGCCTCGCGATCGAAGATATCGACATCGGGCGTCGTCACTTCGCCGTGGACGCAGAGCGGCAGGCCGATCTTCGCCATGCGCTCCAGCACCGGCATCGCCTTTTCCATGTCGCGCACGCCGCCATGCGAATTTGTCGTAGCCCCGGCCGGGTAGAGCTTCACGGCGGTGATGAGGCCGCTCTTCTTGCCCTCTTCCACATCGTCGGCGCTCGTATGTTCCGTGAGATAAAGCGTCATCAGCGGCTGGAAGCGATGGCCGGCCGGAAGCGCCTTCATAATGCGTTCGCGATAGGCGGTCGCATCGGCGGTCGTGACAACGGGCGGCACCAGGTTCGGCATGATGATGGCGCGCGCAAAGGTGCTGCTCGTATCCCCGATCACACCTTCCAGCATGGCGCCGTCGCGCAGATGCAGATGCCAGTCGTCAGGACGGCGGATGGTGAGCGATTGCATGGGAGCCTCCGAAGCGATGCGGGTTTCGCTTCGATAGCACCAAGACCGGTCCGGAAACAACTGTTCAGGCCAGCGCGATTTCCAATGTGATGTCTGCAGGCCGGCGATTCTCGAGGA encodes the following:
- a CDS encoding GGDEF domain-containing protein, producing the protein MMLDYNSLLLALGVSATCLAVTLMGSWLVRRAETFLLTGAFGLVLVVAGIFAYAFYVEQPERMLGAGSFVLFHAGFATIWGAGYQFRTGRLPISGIVVRALVAMAISIPPMIAGLDGLAFMADNLAIAFLLFTTARQYWLDRAEAPAPISGITALYTLTAVSFVLCAAVLIWDGKLVLGAAPSNWAEDLSIAVCIAGMTGIGALSLALHQWRLAARHRIDAITDPLTGLLNRRALFDQYGVRAMGVSTAVVVFDIDHFKSVNDRYGHAAGDHVLKVFAGELSANCRSGDTAARLGGEEFALVLKEIMPGRAELAAERIRKAFEERDIYIDDEVLKCTVSVGVAPGRSKPLDFDAMLGEADKALYVAKRAGRNRVELASHLHSVPSEDARSAS
- the pyrC gene encoding dihydroorotase: MQSLTIRRPDDWHLHLRDGAMLEGVIGDTSSTFARAIIMPNLVPPVVTTADATAYRERIMKALPAGHRFQPLMTLYLTEHTSADDVEEGKKSGLITAVKLYPAGATTNSHGGVRDMEKAMPVLERMAKIGLPLCVHGEVTTPDVDIFDREAVFIETVLDPLRRRLPELKITMEHVTTADGIDYIKSAKANLAGSITTHHLIINRNAILVGGIRPHYYCLPVAKRENHRLALRAAATSGDARFFLGTDSAPHVDPLKECACGCAGIYTSINTMSCLAHVFEQDGALDRLEAFASLNGPAWYGLEPNEERITLERQDAPVVFPARIETGAGPVTVFDPMFALHWQIKA